The Halomonas sp. KG2 genome contains a region encoding:
- a CDS encoding AEC family transporter, with translation MESITGALGPLFLLILLGAAIGYGRWPSATFWPQMERLIYFVLFPAMLIGTLATADVSQVPVGRIALVLLGTMGVLGLLLWRCRGYLGLTPAAFTSVFQGAVRFNTYVGVAGAAALHGSMGATTAAVAVALMVPVVNVMCVASFVAAGTLGSGSLGQSALALAKNPLILSCLAGIGLNLSGVGLPGWSEDTVGLLGGAALPLGLIAVGVALRPAALLRLDRGVIATNSIKLLLMPAVVLLLAWLVGLDPISRDVALLFAALPTATSAYILARQLGGDAELMAAIITGQTLLAMLTLPVWLQLVG, from the coding sequence ATGGAGAGTATTACTGGCGCACTTGGGCCACTGTTTTTATTGATTTTACTGGGCGCTGCCATTGGCTATGGCCGTTGGCCAAGTGCTACGTTCTGGCCGCAAATGGAGCGTCTGATCTACTTTGTGCTATTTCCAGCAATGCTGATAGGTACGCTGGCCACTGCTGATGTCAGCCAAGTACCGGTTGGGCGCATCGCGTTGGTATTGCTCGGCACGATGGGGGTTTTGGGTCTGTTGCTATGGCGCTGTCGTGGTTACCTTGGCTTAACGCCTGCGGCGTTCACGTCGGTATTCCAAGGCGCCGTGCGTTTTAACACCTACGTGGGTGTCGCAGGGGCCGCGGCATTGCATGGCAGCATGGGGGCGACTACTGCCGCTGTGGCGGTGGCACTCATGGTACCGGTGGTGAACGTCATGTGCGTCGCAAGCTTTGTCGCGGCAGGGACGCTGGGCAGTGGAAGTCTTGGCCAAAGTGCCCTCGCACTGGCTAAAAATCCGCTGATTTTGTCCTGTCTGGCAGGTATCGGACTCAATCTTTCGGGGGTTGGCTTGCCCGGTTGGAGCGAGGATACCGTCGGGTTGTTGGGTGGCGCGGCGCTGCCGTTAGGGCTCATTGCCGTGGGCGTGGCGCTGCGCCCTGCAGCACTGCTGCGGCTTGATCGTGGCGTGATAGCGACGAATAGCATCAAGCTGCTGTTAATGCCTGCGGTGGTGCTGTTATTAGCGTGGCTGGTGGGGCTGGACCCTATCAGTCGTGATGTGGCGCTGCTGTTTGCAGCGCTGCCTACCGCCACATCTGCTTACATTCTTGCTCGGCAGCTGGGAGGTGATGCAGAACTTATGGCGGCAATTATTACCGGCCAGACGCTGTTAGCGATGCTGACGTTGCCCGTTTGGTTGCAACTGGTGGGCTAG
- a CDS encoding SCO family protein, with protein MAAKPNNRKALWLGLVLILVLLTISAIGLYQFAFQPDSDDVTGGPIEMPSTQGDFSLSQLDEDDIAIVSFGYTYCPDVCPMNQAVKRQALAQLSDAQRERVVPIMITVDPERDTLPRMEEYMQFFGDTFIGLVGSQEQLADVAARYGVIWRRVEAPDSAMAYTIDHSASLFLVNRNGEILQRVLYSPAPHGLVSALENELGS; from the coding sequence ATGGCCGCTAAACCAAACAATCGTAAAGCACTCTGGCTGGGATTAGTGCTAATACTTGTCTTGCTGACTATTTCGGCTATCGGCCTTTACCAGTTTGCTTTCCAGCCTGACAGCGATGACGTGACGGGGGGGCCAATAGAAATGCCGTCTACCCAAGGTGATTTCTCTCTCTCCCAGTTAGATGAAGACGACATTGCGATTGTTTCCTTTGGCTACACCTACTGCCCAGATGTTTGCCCAATGAATCAGGCCGTTAAACGTCAGGCATTGGCCCAGCTAAGCGATGCACAGCGCGAACGCGTGGTGCCGATAATGATAACGGTTGACCCTGAACGCGATACGCTGCCGCGTATGGAAGAGTATATGCAGTTCTTTGGTGATACGTTTATCGGCTTGGTGGGTAGTCAAGAGCAGCTTGCAGATGTAGCGGCACGCTATGGCGTGATTTGGCGGCGAGTAGAGGCTCCCGATTCTGCAATGGCCTACACCATTGACCATAGCGCTTCGCTTTTCTTGGTTAACCGCAACGGTGAGATTTTACAGAGAGTACTCTACTCCCCAGCACCACACGGCTTAGTGTCAGCGCTGGAGAATGAGTTAGGTAGCTAG